The Phyllopteryx taeniolatus isolate TA_2022b chromosome 9, UOR_Ptae_1.2, whole genome shotgun sequence genome contains a region encoding:
- the golt1a gene encoding vesicle transport protein GOT1A isoform X1, protein MVAVTEFQKIGIGLVGFGLFFLLFGVLLYFDSVLLAFGNILFLTGLTFIIGFRKTSHFFFQRHKFRGSFFFLGGVSLVLCRWPVIGMLLEGYGSILLFRSASNMNKLRVAPAWSKSTFQQTGQYNKCDRQLSKDWRRYYQPLVKSQHIKTF, encoded by the exons ATGGTTGCCGTTACTGAGTTTCAGA AGATAGGAATTGGTCTGGTGggatttggtttattttttctgCTCTTTGGTGTGTTGCTGTACTTTGATTCTGTTTTGCTGGCCTTTGGGAAT attttgtttttgacaggTTTAACATTCATCATTGGCTTCAGGAAGACATCTCACTTCTTTTTCCAAAGACATAAGTTCCGAGGCTCGTTCTTCTTCCTGGGAGGTGTGTCCCTGGTGCTGTGCCGTTGGCCAGTTATTGGTATGCTGCTGGAGGGTTACGGCTCCATCCTTTTATTCAGGTCAGCTTCAAACATGAACAAATTACG AGTGGCTCCAGCATGGTCTAAGAGCACATTTCAGCAGACTGGACAGTATAACAAGTGTGACAGACAGTTGAGCAAAGACTGGAGAAGATACTATCAACCACTTGTTAAAAGCCAACATATAAAAACATTCTAG
- the golt1a gene encoding vesicle transport protein GOT1A isoform X2, with amino-acid sequence MVAVTEFQKIGIGLVGFGLFFLLFGVLLYFDSVLLAFGNILFLTGLTFIIGFRKTSHFFFQRHKFRGSFFFLGGVSLVLCRWPVIGMLLEGYGSILLFRVAPAWSKSTFQQTGQYNKCDRQLSKDWRRYYQPLVKSQHIKTF; translated from the exons ATGGTTGCCGTTACTGAGTTTCAGA AGATAGGAATTGGTCTGGTGggatttggtttattttttctgCTCTTTGGTGTGTTGCTGTACTTTGATTCTGTTTTGCTGGCCTTTGGGAAT attttgtttttgacaggTTTAACATTCATCATTGGCTTCAGGAAGACATCTCACTTCTTTTTCCAAAGACATAAGTTCCGAGGCTCGTTCTTCTTCCTGGGAGGTGTGTCCCTGGTGCTGTGCCGTTGGCCAGTTATTGGTATGCTGCTGGAGGGTTACGGCTCCATCCTTTTATTCAG AGTGGCTCCAGCATGGTCTAAGAGCACATTTCAGCAGACTGGACAGTATAACAAGTGTGACAGACAGTTGAGCAAAGACTGGAGAAGATACTATCAACCACTTGTTAAAAGCCAACATATAAAAACATTCTAG
- the golt1a gene encoding vesicle transport protein GOT1A isoform X3 — MVAVTEFQKIGIGLVGFGLFFLLFGVLLYFDSVLLAFGNILFLTGLTFIIGFRKTSHFFFQRHKFRGSFFFLGGVSLVLCRWPVIGMLLEGYGSILLFRSASNMNKLRSFFPMALGFVLSVVNVPFLNAFLQSGSSMV, encoded by the exons ATGGTTGCCGTTACTGAGTTTCAGA AGATAGGAATTGGTCTGGTGggatttggtttattttttctgCTCTTTGGTGTGTTGCTGTACTTTGATTCTGTTTTGCTGGCCTTTGGGAAT attttgtttttgacaggTTTAACATTCATCATTGGCTTCAGGAAGACATCTCACTTCTTTTTCCAAAGACATAAGTTCCGAGGCTCGTTCTTCTTCCTGGGAGGTGTGTCCCTGGTGCTGTGCCGTTGGCCAGTTATTGGTATGCTGCTGGAGGGTTACGGCTCCATCCTTTTATTCAGGTCAGCTTCAAACATGAACAAATTACG GTCTTTCTTTCCAATGGCCCTGGGATTTGTGCTGTCAGTGGTAAACGTCCCTTTCCTCAATGCT TTTTTGCAGAGTGGCTCCAGCATGGTCTAA
- the golt1a gene encoding vesicle transport protein GOT1A isoform X4 has protein sequence MVAVTEFQKIGIGLVGFGLFFLLFGVLLYFDSVLLAFGNILFLTGLTFIIGFRKTSHFFFQRHKFRGSFFFLGGVSLVLCRWPVIGMLLEGYGSILLFRSFFPMALGFVLSVVNVPFLNAFLQSGSSMV, from the exons ATGGTTGCCGTTACTGAGTTTCAGA AGATAGGAATTGGTCTGGTGggatttggtttattttttctgCTCTTTGGTGTGTTGCTGTACTTTGATTCTGTTTTGCTGGCCTTTGGGAAT attttgtttttgacaggTTTAACATTCATCATTGGCTTCAGGAAGACATCTCACTTCTTTTTCCAAAGACATAAGTTCCGAGGCTCGTTCTTCTTCCTGGGAGGTGTGTCCCTGGTGCTGTGCCGTTGGCCAGTTATTGGTATGCTGCTGGAGGGTTACGGCTCCATCCTTTTATTCAG GTCTTTCTTTCCAATGGCCCTGGGATTTGTGCTGTCAGTGGTAAACGTCCCTTTCCTCAATGCT TTTTTGCAGAGTGGCTCCAGCATGGTCTAA